The following proteins come from a genomic window of Sphingomonas japonica:
- a CDS encoding alkaline phosphatase D family protein, with protein sequence MTLLIDRRSLLLTGTLGLGAFAVPGFAQLAGVPGARGFTHGVASGEPGAHSMLLWTRYVPADGDAVKLRAEIAETPDFARVIRGGEMITGPWRDHSAKITVAGLEPGRRYHYRFVAPDGSVSATGRTRTLPEGAAERFTAAVFSCSNIGFGYFNAYAHAAARGDLDLTIHLGDYFYEYAPDNYPAADQLVGNRVPQPMKEIVALADYRLRYASYRADPDLQAIHAAAPMVVQWDDHESANDSWEGGAQNHQDGEGDWLARKAAAMQAFREWLPVSDEPWAEYRIGTLASLFRTETRLLGRSKPPELAPLFVGGGDPVAALTAFRDGAWQDPAATMMGSVQEAWLDGAMARSVRDGVAWQVVGFGTIMGNTRAPEEALGWIKADAPERTKAYVTAGVTASKLGLPSNLDNWGGYPAARARFLKSAQALGGSTIVLAGDSHNAWAYDLAQDGRPAATEFAGQGVTSPGYESAVAIDPKQVAAALVRTNPELKWCDTSRRGYMALTLTPGEARNDWVFVDTVRMRGTGASVGHTATVERGRNVMA encoded by the coding sequence CGCAGCTTGCCGGTGTTCCAGGCGCGCGCGGGTTCACGCATGGCGTGGCGAGCGGTGAACCCGGCGCGCATTCGATGCTGCTGTGGACGCGCTATGTCCCGGCGGACGGCGATGCGGTCAAGCTGCGCGCGGAGATCGCCGAAACGCCCGACTTCGCCCGGGTGATCCGCGGCGGCGAGATGATCACGGGGCCGTGGCGCGACCATAGCGCCAAGATCACGGTCGCCGGGCTGGAGCCGGGACGCCGCTATCACTATCGCTTCGTCGCGCCCGACGGCAGTGTCTCTGCGACGGGGCGCACGCGGACCTTGCCGGAGGGGGCAGCCGAGCGCTTCACCGCGGCAGTGTTCTCGTGTTCGAATATCGGCTTTGGCTATTTCAACGCCTATGCCCACGCGGCGGCGCGGGGCGATCTCGACCTGACGATCCATCTTGGCGATTATTTCTATGAATATGCGCCCGACAACTATCCCGCGGCGGACCAGCTCGTCGGCAATCGGGTGCCGCAGCCGATGAAGGAGATCGTCGCGCTCGCCGATTACCGGCTGCGCTATGCCAGCTACCGTGCCGATCCCGACCTCCAGGCGATCCACGCCGCCGCGCCGATGGTCGTGCAATGGGACGATCACGAATCGGCGAACGACAGCTGGGAAGGCGGCGCGCAGAATCATCAGGACGGCGAAGGCGACTGGCTGGCGCGCAAGGCGGCGGCGATGCAGGCGTTTCGCGAATGGCTGCCGGTCAGCGACGAGCCGTGGGCGGAGTATCGCATCGGCACGCTCGCGTCGCTGTTCCGCACCGAGACCCGGCTGCTCGGCCGCAGCAAGCCGCCCGAACTGGCGCCGCTGTTCGTGGGCGGAGGCGATCCCGTCGCGGCGCTGACCGCGTTCCGGGACGGTGCGTGGCAGGATCCGGCCGCGACGATGATGGGGTCGGTGCAGGAAGCGTGGCTGGACGGAGCGATGGCCCGGTCGGTGCGCGACGGCGTCGCGTGGCAGGTGGTCGGCTTCGGCACGATCATGGGCAACACCCGCGCCCCCGAGGAGGCGCTGGGCTGGATCAAGGCCGATGCTCCGGAACGCACCAAGGCCTATGTCACCGCCGGCGTCACCGCGTCGAAACTGGGGCTGCCGTCGAACCTCGACAATTGGGGCGGATACCCCGCGGCGCGCGCGCGCTTCCTGAAATCGGCGCAGGCGCTGGGCGGCAGCACGATCGTGCTGGCGGGCGACAGTCACAATGCCTGGGCCTACGACCTCGCGCAGGACGGCCGTCCCGCCGCGACCGAGTTCGCGGGGCAGGGTGTGACCTCGCCCGGCTATGAAAGCGCGGTCGCGATCGATCCGAAACAGGTCGCCGCCGCGCTGGTCCGCACCAATCCCGAGCTCAAATGGTGCGACACCTCGCGCCGCGGGTACATGGCGCTGACGCTGACCCCGGGTGAGGCGCGCAACGACTGGGTGTTCGTCGATACCGTGCGGATGCGCGGCACCGGGGCATCGGTCGGCCACACCGCGACAGTCGAACGCGGCCGCAACGTGATGGCGTAA